From one Pempheris klunzingeri isolate RE-2024b chromosome 5, fPemKlu1.hap1, whole genome shotgun sequence genomic stretch:
- the LOC139201396 gene encoding kunitz-type serine protease inhibitor bitisilin-3, with protein sequence MKHLLFLGIAFAVFHISHSTADFCNLPYDEGQGSSFQFALHYDAEKDQCSPFLYKGQGGNANRFEDERECIRNCSIHFDSIYPLDATKACHFKKAVGICSGQFLNYYYDSVHDKCKRFFWSGCVGNGNRFADLNSCNATCAGIHDDGDEPEEQDSDTPIAIICGVLIAVILAAVLITVIVLTVKSGKKKKSSGKNRDPQSESHLQDKGIEMS encoded by the exons ATGAAGCACCTGTTGTTTTTGGGGATTGCTTTCGCTGTCTTCCACATCAGCCACTCCACGGCAG ATTTCTGTAATCTGCCCTATGATGAAGGACAAGGCTCAAGCTTTCAATTTGCTCTGCATTACGATGCCGAAAAAGATCAGTGCAGTCCTTTCCTATACAAAGGCCAAGGAGGAAACGCCAACCGTTTTGAAGATGAAAGGGAGTGCATAAGAAACTGTTCCATCCATTTCGACAGTATCTACCCCTTAGATG CCACTAAAGCTTGCCACTTCAAAAAGGCCGTTGGTATCTGTAGTGGACAGTTTTTGAATTACTACTATGATTCTGTTCACGACAAATGCAAAAGATTCTTTTGGTCTGGATGCGTCGGAAATGGTAACAGATTTGCCGACCTTAACAGCTGCAACGCCACCTGTGCTGGCATCCACG ATGACGGTGATGAACCGGAGGAGCAGGACTCAGACACTCCTATTG CAATCATCTGTGGGGTTTTGATTGCTGTCATTCTTGCTGCTGTCCTCATAACTGTGATTGTCCTGACTGTTAAATCAGG aaaaaagaagaaatcatcGGGGAAAAATAGAGACCCCCAGTCTGAGTCACACCTCCAGGACAAAGGGATCGAAATGTCATAG